A part of Acidobacteriota bacterium genomic DNA contains:
- a CDS encoding helix-turn-helix domain-containing protein, translated as MTMHGDDFDPFVPGAARSVSLVQAGQMLGISRRTLYYWIRDGRLHTLRTPMGSQRILMESIRSHWLERF; from the coding sequence CGACGATTTTGATCCCTTTGTTCCTGGTGCCGCCCGGAGCGTCTCGCTCGTGCAGGCAGGCCAGATGCTGGGGATCTCGCGCCGCACTCTCTACTACTGGATTCGCGACGGCCGGCTCCACACGCTCCGCACGCCCATGGGTTCGCAGCGGATACTGATGGAGTCGATCAGGTCGCACTGGCTCGAACGGTTCTAG